A genomic segment from Camarhynchus parvulus chromosome 7, STF_HiC, whole genome shotgun sequence encodes:
- the TSSK6 gene encoding testis-specific serine/threonine-protein kinase 6, producing the protein MQQTIQPPNAGEPQPQEQQPQESPPAPETMPKSDGGERILNELGYRLGQTIGEGSFSKVKAATSSKHKGPLAVKVVDRQRASRAVVFKFLPRELSIVRRIQHPNIVRVYELIEVCNRKLYIVMEAMDTTLLQMLENLGKLPCAPNARDIFVQVVRAVRYLHDRNLVHRDLKCENVLLSADGRRAKISDFGFSKELKGYPDLSTTFCGTAAFASPEVLMGIPYDAKKYDIWSLGVMLYMMVVGNVPFDDTNVQSMPQLQKKGVMYPEGLPPLPEPCQALITQLLQYTPSSRPGAGQIAKNRWLNGDI; encoded by the coding sequence ATGCAGCAGACAATACAGCCTCCCAATGCTGGGGAGCCCCAGCCCCAAGAACAGCAACCCCAGGAAAGCCCACCAGCACCAGAGACCATGCCAAAGTCTGATGGAGGTGAGAGGATACTCAACGAGCTGGGCTACAGGCTGGGTCAGACCATAGGGGAGGGCAGCTTCTCCAAGGTGAAGGCAGCCACCTCCAGCAAACACAAGGGGCCCCTGGCCGTCAAGGTGGTGGACCGGCAGCGAGCGTCCCGAGCCGTCGTGTTCAAGTTCCTGCCCCGGGAGCTCTCTATCGTGCGCAGGATCCAGCACCCCAACATCGTGCGCGTCTACGAGCTCATCGAGGTCTGTAACAGGAAGCTCTACATCGTGATGGAGGCCATGGACACTACCCTGCTGCAGATGTTGGAGAATCTGGGAAAGCTGCCCTGCGCCCCCAACGCCCGGGACATCTTCGTGCAGGTGGTGAGGGCCGTGCGCTACCTGCACGACCGCAACCTGGTGCACCGGGACCTCAAGTGCGAGAACGTGCTGCTCTCTGCCGACGGCCGCCGCGCCAAGATCAGCGACTTCGGCTTCAGCAAGGAGCTCAAAGGGTACCCGGACCTGAGCACCACCTTCTGCGGGACGGCGGCCTTCGCCTCCCCGGAGGTGCTCATGGGCATCCCCTATGACGCCAAGAAATACGACATATGGAGCCTGGGGGTGATGCTCTACATGATGGTGGTGGGCAACGTTCCCTTTGATGATACCAACGTGCAGAGCATGCCCCAGCTGCAGAAGAAGGGGGTGATGTACCCAGAGGGGCTGCCCCCGCTGCCggagccctgccaggccctcatcacccagctgctgcagtaCACCCCATCCTCCCGGCCCGGCGCGGGGCAGATAGCCAAGAACCGCTGGCTCAACGGGGACATCTGA